In the genome of Nitrospinota bacterium, the window CTGAAAGGGAAAGTGATGCCCAATGCCAGCCTGGAGCAGTATCGCCCATTCGTCCCACCGGGGACCTTGGAGTCCATCTACGCCATGGGCGATCGGGTTGCCGGGACAAGCTTCCTCCATGTCAACTCGACCCGCGAGGGAGGCGGTGTTGCAGAGATACTGCACCGGCTCATCCCCCTGCTCAAAGAGGTTGGGGTGAAACCCCGATGGGAGGTCATCTCCGGCAATCCCCTGTTTTTCGAAACCACCAAGGCATTTCACAATGCCCTCCAGGGAATCGAGCAGCGCATCACCACGGAGATGTTCGATTCATATCGAGCGTGCAACGAGGAGAACGCCGGGAAGCTCAACCTCGATGCCGACGTCTCAATAATCCACGACCCTCAGCCGGCGGCTTTAATCCTTCATGGGTCCAACCGCACGCGGTGGGTCTGGCGATGCCACATAGACGTCGCCAAGCCCCAGAGGAACGTCTGGAGCTTCCTGAAGCCCTACATTCTCAAGTATCACGCCACGATCTTCAGTCTCCCTAAGTTCGCTCAGCGACTACCGATGCCCCAGTTTCTCATCTACCCTTCCATCGACCCGTTGAGCGACAAGAACCGGGAGCTGGAAGCCAAGGAGCAGGAGAAAATCCTGGAGGAGCTTGGTCTACCCCAGGATAAGCCAATACTCCTCCAAGTATCGCGATTCGATAGGTTCAAAGACCCTTTGGGAGTGATCAAGGCATATCAGCTGGTTAAAGAGACCGTCGACTGCAGGCTGGTCCTCGCCGGGGGCGGAGCCACCGATGATCCCGAGGGCGCCGAGGTCCTGAACAAGGTCCGGGCCGCCGCAGAAGGGGACCCCGACATCACCATCTACGACCTTCCACCCACGGCTCATCTCCAGATAAACGCTCTGCAGCGGGCCGCCACGATCGTCATCCAAAAATCAGTCAGAGAGGGATTCGGCCTCACCGTGGCCGAGGCCATGTGGAAGGGCAAGCCGGTCATCGGCGGGGCTGTTGGAGGTATAGCGTCCCAGATAGTCCAGGGGGTCACGGGCTACCTGGTCCATTCCATCGAGGGGGCCGCATTCCGGATACGTTATCTACTGAACCACCCAGAAGTGATTGCGAAGATGGGGGCCGACGCCAGGGAATTCGTAAGGCAAAACTTCCTCATCACCCGCCACCTTAGAGATTACCTGGCCATTTTGCTGATGATTGGCAATCTTGAGGATAGCAGAATCACCCTGTAGGTGTATCATCCGCAGGGTTTTCGTCTGCCGGATTGGCGTCGTTAAGCCTTCGGAGGCTCCCATAATAAAGCCCGCAACGTATTAATTGTTGCGGGCTAAGAAATCTGGCTCCAGGGGCGGGACTCGAACCCGCAACCTAGTGGTTAACAGCCACCCGCTCTGCCGGTTGAGCTACCCTGGAGCGAAATGCATGCTATTATAACGCCCTACTGGAGGCCCCGCAAGGGTAAGTCAGACGGGGTATCGTACGAACTCTGATGGAATTTGAGTCTAAGGCCAAAAACCAGGGGTGAGAAATTCCGATGGATGAGCTTGCGGCCCTCGTCAACGGCGTCATTGAGGGGATTCGAGATGATCTCAAACGGCTCAACTACGAGCTTACCGCCGTCATCCCAAAGGAGTTGGAGAAGGCCCGCTCGTACGGCGACCTGAGCGAAAACTTCGAGTACCACAGCACCAAAGAGCGGCAGGCATTTGTGCAGATGCGGGTAAGCCAGCTCAACCGTCGGCTGAGTGACCTTAGAGACCTGCCCCTCCAAAACCTGCCTCGAGAGACCGTTGGCCTCTTCAGCCACGTTTTTCTGGAGGATGATGAAGGCGAAGTCTACGACTACAAACTGGTGCTGCCTGAGATGGTGGAGAAAGATTCATGTTCCATTTCGATAGGCGCGCCGAGGGCTAAGGCTCTTTTAGGCAAGGCTCCCGGGGATCGCGTTCGTCTTCCATCCGAGGGGGGCGGCATAGAGGCCGACATCCTCCGGTTTATCAATCCATGGGGTGAGGAGATCGACTAAACCCTCACCGACCTTACGCCTCCCCGGCCCTCTCCAAACCGGGAGGTGTGAAAGCTTCCCGGAAATCGCTAATTCGGAAAATCCCGGAAAATCTCTTATTCGGAAAATCGCGGAAAATCGCGGAAAATCCGCCATCCTCTCGCCCCTCAGTCTGTTTTTTCACCCATAGAGAATGCGGAACTCTGTGACGGCAGAGCCTCCCGGTTGAAATTCAACCGCTTGGCCAGACGCAACGCCGCCTCGAGAAGCTCCCCGTGGTCGGGCTTCCGACCTCTCGAAGCGCCCAGGAGCTTCGGCATCTCGCGGCAAGCCAGACGGTAATAGCGATTCTGAATGTCCCAGAGCCGAGGCTCGATCCCCAAAAGGTCGGCGAGCTCCAAAAGATGTTCGGAGCGCTCCAGGGAGGCAAACGAAAAATCCTCCTCGAGGGCGTCGAGAGACTTATCAAGGGCCTCCTCCAGGCTGCGCGTAGCGGGTTCCGTCGCGAGAGGGAGCCCCCAGCGGCCCGCCTCGTCAACGAG includes:
- a CDS encoding glycosyltransferase, with the protein product MPNASLEQYRPFVPPGTLESIYAMGDRVAGTSFLHVNSTREGGGVAEILHRLIPLLKEVGVKPRWEVISGNPLFFETTKAFHNALQGIEQRITTEMFDSYRACNEENAGKLNLDADVSIIHDPQPAALILHGSNRTRWVWRCHIDVAKPQRNVWSFLKPYILKYHATIFSLPKFAQRLPMPQFLIYPSIDPLSDKNRELEAKEQEKILEELGLPQDKPILLQVSRFDRFKDPLGVIKAYQLVKETVDCRLVLAGGGATDDPEGAEVLNKVRAAAEGDPDITIYDLPPTAHLQINALQRAATIVIQKSVREGFGLTVAEAMWKGKPVIGGAVGGIASQIVQGVTGYLVHSIEGAAFRIRYLLNHPEVIAKMGADAREFVRQNFLITRHLRDYLAILLMIGNLEDSRITL
- a CDS encoding GreA/GreB family elongation factor, coding for MDELAALVNGVIEGIRDDLKRLNYELTAVIPKELEKARSYGDLSENFEYHSTKERQAFVQMRVSQLNRRLSDLRDLPLQNLPRETVGLFSHVFLEDDEGEVYDYKLVLPEMVEKDSCSISIGAPRAKALLGKAPGDRVRLPSEGGGIEADILRFINPWGEEID